The region ATAGTCGCACGGGTACTCGTGGAAGAACATTGTCGAGACGGCGAATCGACCCATAACACTACTTGATATAAACCATGGGTCTAATAGATTGTGATGATGTCAAGCGGCCCTTCCGGCCGTCCGGACCGGTTCGGGACTCCGATTCTCGGGGTTTCAGAGGTCTCGAGGCTCATCTGCGACCTCCTCGACGACAATCGCCTGCACGAGATATGGGTGCGGGGGGAGGTGACCAACTACAAGGATCATGCCTCCGGCCACCGCTACTTCTCGCTCTCGGAGCAGAACGGGAGGAGTTCTGCGCTGATTAACTGCGTCATGTGGCGCACCTACGCGTCCGGCCTCGCCTTCGAGCCGAGAAACGGCATGGACGTTCTTGCTTGGGGTTCCGTCGAGGTCTACGAGCCTCACGGCAGGTACCAGTTGATCATTCGGGAGATGCTCCCGGCGGGCCTCGGCGAGCGCCACCTCATGGTCGAGCGCTGGAAGCGGGAACTCGAGGCCGAGGGCCTCTTCTCCCCCGAGCGGAGACGGGCCCTGCCCGCCTTTCCGCACCGGATCGGCGTGGTCACCTCTCCGACCGGCGCGGCGGTGAAGGATATCCTCTCGGTCGTATCGCGCCGGTATCCTGCCGAGGTGATCCTCTCTCCGACGGCCGTGCAGGGGGATACGGCGCATATCGAGATCGCGGAAGCGATCCGGCGGATCGACGGGCTCGTGGATGTGATCATCGTCGGCCGCGGCGGCGGGAGTTTCGAAGACCTCTTTCCCTTCAACCACCCCGATGTTGTGCGGGCCGTCGCCGCCTGCACGACGCCGGTGATCAGCGCCGTCGGTCACGAGGTCGATACCGCCCTCTGCGACTTTGCCGCCGACCTCCGGGCGCCGACGCCGTCCGCGGCGGCGGAGCGGGCCGTGCCCGACCGCCGGGAGGTGCTTCTGGAGCTCTCCGGATACGAGAAGAGGATGGGAGCGCTCCTCCTTCACCGACTCGATGCCGCCGGGCGTGAGGTCGAGGACCTGCGGGCACGGATGCATCCCCGGCGGCTTGCACGCCGGGTCCACGAGCGGATGCAGCGGCTTGCCGAGCACGAGGACCTGCTCAGGCGGGCGGCGCTCGCCCGGGTGCAACGGGAGCGGTCCGCCCTTGCGGAGGTCCGCGCGAGCCTAGCGGGGAAGGACCCGCTCGCCGTCCTCGACCGGGGCTACTGCATCGTCGAGTCGGACGGGAGGGTCATACGGAGCGCCCGAGACCTCCGCCCCGGGGAGCGCGTGGTGCTGCGGATGAAGGACGGGCGGTGCAAGGCCGTTGTGGAGGAGATAACCTATGACGAAGACCTTTGAAGAGATGCTTGAAGAACTGCGGGGGATTGTCCGGAGACTGGAAGACGGCGATGCGAGCCTTGAAGAGAGCATCGCCATGTATGAGCGCGGTGCGCTCCTCGTGAAGCAATGCGAAGACCTCCTCGGCACGGCCGAGATGAAACTCACGGAACTCGGCCGGGACCAGTAAAGCCGGTAGATCCCCGGCCCGATGCCGGTCTCGAACCGCCGCACCCCCCGGAGCGTATATGGCGCCGGACGGTGCATCCTCCTTCATGGTGGATGAGAACGCAGGGGCGATAATAACCGTCTTCGTCTTAGGCGTCGTTACGGTCCTGCATCTCCTCGGAGCGGTTCCGGCAAGGCTGGTCCTGATCTTCGGGCTCTTCGCGGTCGTGCTCCTTCTTGCAATCGGGTTGCTGGTGCTCGGCGAGATCCGGGACGGGATGCGGGACGCTCGGTGAGGCGCGGGTCCTCTGTGTGGGTCAGAGGATCTCCGGGATCTCGGCCTCGAACTCGACCACCAGTTCTTCTCCCCGCCGGAGCGCCTCGATGAACTCACGGGGGAGGGCGGCCGCGACGTGATCGGAGCGGATGCCCACGGTCCGGTCCGAGACGAAGTCGCTCCGCCGCCAGACAAGGTCGGCGGGGTGGTCGAGGGTGAGCGCCGCGCTTCCTTGCGATCTGACCTCGACGGTCAGGCCGCCGGCAACGAGCCGGGTCGTGAGCACCGCTCGGTCGTCGCGGAGCACCGCTTTCAGGTCCGGGTCGAGGTCTGCGGCGCCTTTGTCGGCGGCGATGCCGATGATGCAGTCGCCGGAGAGCGTCAGCGTCTTGTCTTTCGTAACCTCAAACGTCGTCGGATGGGTGCCTTGGATCAGCGGGTGCCCCCGTGCCCGCACGATATCCCTTGCCTTCATGCTTAATTAGGAAGGGATTCTATTGCTAATGAATGATTACTATCGTCTGCCCCGTCTGTAAAGAGGAGTGCGAGCACCAGATTCTCCGGGAAGCCGCCGAACTGGTGGTGCAGTGCAGCGAGTGCGGTCAGGTCCGCCGGATACCGAAGCCTCCCGAACCCCGTATCCTCGCCGTCAAGGCGATCGTGAGCCGGGAGACGGAATCGCAGGTCTGCAGTGTGGAGATGCTCGAAGATGAGGTCGTGACCCTCGGAGACCATATCGCCGCAGAATGTGGGGATGAAGTCTTCGGGGTTGAGGTCACCGGCATCGAGGTCGGAGAGAAGAGAGTCCGCCAGGCCAAGGCCGCGGAGGTGGCGACCCTCTGGACGCGGGGGATCGAGCAGGTCGTGGTGAGGGCGTCCATCCATACCGGGCGCACAACCATCCCGCTCTACCAGACTGCTGAGGGAGAAGACGAGTACGTCGTAGGGGAGACCTACACCTTCGGCGGACGGCAGATCAGGATATCGCACATCAAACTCCGCGACGGCCCGGTCATGCGGAAAGAAGGTTGGAAGACGGTGGCTCGCCGGGTAAAGAGGATCTACGGCTACCTTGAGGGACGATCCCGCAGGTATTGATCCCGGCGGCCACCTCTGCTTCGATAGAAAAAACCCCGGCACCGTGAAAGACCCACGATCAGGTCCGGCGGCACCTCGCCCGAAGCGGGGGTCAGGGCAGGTGCCGCCTGATCGCAGCCTCGAGGTCGTCGCGGTGGACGAGCCCCTCCATCCGCTCCCTGACCGTGTCGTCCTCGACGACGAGGGTCGTGGGGGTCACCCGGAGGTTATACTTTTTGATATACTGCGGATTCTTCACGGCATCGATCTCCTCGATCTCGATCCCGAGGTCCTTCTTCACTTCCAGAAGAATCGGGGCCTGCTCTTCGCACCCCATGCAACCCTCCTGAAAGAAATTTATCACCTTCACCGTCATAGTATCACAGCGCCGAGACCGGATTCGACCAGGGGAGGATGCGCGTCCTCCGTTGCACTCGCCGATCCTGCGTCCCGCTAGAAATACCCCTCTTCATCCCCTGATATTTAAAGATCCCGTTCTCGTCCCCGCCGGCAGCTCACTGCGCTCACGTTCGAGATCGGTGCCTTGCAGGCGGACCCGCCGGGACGATCGGTGCCGGAGCAGGGCATGAGGCCGGCGTCGCGGGGAGCAGGACACCCTGCCGATCCGGCGAGCAACGGAGGCGCCGGCGCCCCAAAATGCCTTTTTTTCGGAAGGGAGCCCCCTCGAACCAAGCGCAGAAAGACAATCTACTTATGGTTTTAACGACACGCAAATATGAATGACGAATGCCTGTGGCATATCTGCGCATACGGGCGAATCTGGTGCTGTTATATCGGTAACAGGGAGGATTGACGCCTCTTCGGCCGGCCTCCTGGATGCCGAGCTTTCCCGACTCATCGGCGGCGGCGAGCGCGCGATCGTCGTCGAGATGGGAGGGCTTGAGTATATCAGCAGTTCCTGCCTTCGTGTGCTCCTTGCGGCAAAGAAGAACCTCAAGAGATCTGGTGGGGATCTCACGATAGCCGCCCTGACGCCCTTCGTACGGGAAGTCTTCGAAATATCCGGGTTCCTGAGGATATTTTCTGTCTATGAGAGTGTCGAGGAGGCTACCGAGAGAATGGGACAGACCGGATGAGCGCCGAGATACCGGAGTTGCTCGTTCTCCTGCAGATGATCTGCGTCATCATCGTCGCAGCCTACTTCATCACCAGGACCGAGATCTTCACCGAAGCGCTTGAACGGCGGCTTTCGTTCAGGAGCGGGGCGTATCTCATCCTGTTTTTCGGCATCCTATCGATATACGGGACCCTGAGCGGCGTCGAGGTGCTCGGCGCACCGATCAATGTGCGGGACCTCGGTCCCATGGTCGCCGGCATCTTCTGCGGACCGGTGGTCGGTATCGGCGCAGGGCTCATCGGCGGCGCCTTCAGAATGGGACTTGGAGGGTTCAGCGCCGTCTCCTGCTCGCTCTCAACGGTCCTTGCCGGCGCTCTCGGCGGGGCGATCTATTACGCCCACAGAGGGCGCCCGGTCACCGTCGGAACCGCGGTCGGGTTTGCCGTAGGCATGGAGGTGCTGCACATGGGGATCGTGCTGCTCATATCCCGCCCCTTTGAGGCGGCCCTGGACCTCGTCAGTCAGGTGAGCCTGCCGATGATCCTCGCAAACGCCATCGGAATGTTCATTTTTGCAAAACTGAACACCAACCTCCTTACCGAGAGACGGACAAAGGCCGAGCGCGACGCCTACCACGAAGAACTCCAGCGCAAAAAAGCCGAGCTCCAGATTGCAGCTGATATCCAGCAGACTTTTCTTCCGAAGTCCATCCCCACACCGAAGGGATTCGACCTCCTCGCCGTCAGTTGTCCGGCACGGGAGGTCGGCGGCGATTTTTACGACGCCATTCCTCTTGGGCAGGGCAAAACCGGGCTCGTTATCGCAGACGTCTCGGGCAAGAGCGTCTCCGCGGCGCTGTACATGGCGCTCTCCCGCACGATCATCAGGGCGACGGCAACGTGGCATCCCGATGTCTCTCTCGCTCTTGCCGATGCGAACACGATAATCGAAGAGCAGTCGGATTCGGGCATGTTCGTCACCCTCTTCTACGGCGTGCTCGACGAGAAGACCCGGACGCTCACCTACGCGAACGCCGGTCACAACCCGCCCCTCCTTCTCAGAGCAGGCGCCACGGATTTCGGCCGCCTGATGCCGACGGGTGTGGCGCTCGGTGCCGCCGGCGATCAGGAATACGGCGCGGAACAGGTCACCCTGCTTCCTGGCGACCTGCTCGTCCTCTACACCGACGGTGTGACCGAGGCGATCAACGGGAGCAACGAGGAATTCAGTGAGGCCAGACTGATGGAGACGATACGCAGCGTGCGCGAACACTCGTCACGGGAGATCATCCGCGAGATCAGGGACGTGATCGACGGGCATGCGGGAGGCGAGCCCCAGTTCGACGACATCACCCTGATGGTGCTCAAAGGGGTGTAACGATGGAGGAGGTCACGATCGATGCCGCCATATCGTCCCTGCCGGGTGCGCTCGCCTCGGTGACCGAGATCCTCGGACGTCTCGGCGTGCCGGAGAAGACCGTCCGGGAACTTGAACTTGCGGTGGACGAGGCCGTGACCAACATCATGCTGCATGGGTATGCCTCTTCGGAAGGCCGGATTCGGCTCTCCTGCCGGCGTGATGGGGACATGGTCCGGATACGGATTGAGGACGAGGCGCCGCCCTTCGATCCCACGGAGGTTCCCGAACCCGATCTCGGAGGAGACGCCGATGACCGGCCCATAGGAGGCCTTGGCATCCACTTTATCCGAAACATGACCGACGAAATCGGATACGAGCGTACTGAGGGACGGAACATCCTGATCCTTGGAAAACGTATCAAGACGACCGATGGGAGGTAGAAAGATGGAGATCGTTACGGAAAGAAAAGATGATGTGCTGATATTCGGAGTGAATGGGCGACTGGACGGCTACGCCGCGTCCCAAGTCGCGGTTGAGATCGAGCGCAGCCTGAGGGACGACGACCGGTCGGTCGTCGTGGATCTGGATGGGCTGACCTACATGAGCAGCGCCGGAATCAGGGTCCTTCTGGCGCTCCAGAAGAAGGTGAGAGCGAGAGGCGGGGGGATTGCCCTCTGCAATATCGGAGAGTACCCGAAGAACGTGCTCTCCATGGCGGGCTTCGACAAGGTCTTCCCGATATTCCCGTCCCGTGACGAGGCCTTCAGGGAAATGCGGAAGCGTGAGGACAGTCTCTCCCTGATCGCAGACCTGAAGAACCCCATGACGGAACGGGGAAGCGCACGGTTCGGGTTCGAGACTGTATCCCGGACTCCCGCATCGCTGAGGGTGAAGGGAGACCGTTCCGCTCTTGCCCGGAACCGCATCGGCGAGGAAGATATCGGCGCAGAGCGTCTCTCCGAGATCGAGTACTCGCTGGGCCTTGGCGCCCTCGGGAGCACGGTTGAGGACACGATGCCGTTCCTCGGCGAGATGATGACACTCCGCGGCTCCATGATCTGGCTTCCGGACGACGGCCACGATACGCCCGATTTCTTTGTCCCCGCCGGAGATATTGGTGAGGTCAGGGCATACACGGCATTCAACCTCTCCCTTGAGGGGTCGTTCAACGAGATCGCTGCCATCGAGGCGACCGACGAGGACGGGATCGCCCTCGACGCCCTGTACCGGGCCGTCTTCGCGCTCGCAAAAGAGAGGAAGAGGGATTGCCGCGGGATTCTGGCGACGGCGATCTGGGGCGTTGCCGCGGATTTCAAAGGCATGGGCACGAAGCGGCCGCCTGCCCCGATAGACGGCGACTCAACCCCGGCGGAAAACCGCACGGCAGCGAACTATGAAGGCTACAGCATCGTCGCCTTCGGCATCGGCATCGACCGCTCCGCCGACCTCTCGGGATACGACCGATCTGCGCTTGACGCCATTCTCGCCCCTCAACCGGAAGGAGGGGATACGAACGGTCTTTACCTCCACAATCACGGCGCCGTCTTCAGAAACGCACCCTGGGACCCCGAAGCGGACCTGATCAAGGGGATCGAGCGGTGCCTTGCGGACGGGGAGTTCGTCGATATGCGCCACCTGCTCGATACGACGAAGATCCGCCGTGCAAAAGTCGGGATCGCCTATATCTCCGCGATCAAAAGGAGATAATACTCTTTTTTGGAACTTTCACCCCTCACGGGGGAGTTCCCGACCGATTCCTCAGGTCGGCCGCGGCGCAGGTCCGCTCATGCCCGGAGCATCCTCACCTGCAAAACAGACCTCGACCCGGGCGGTGCCGTCCCGGGTCTCGACGGCGCATCGGCCCCCGCACCGTGCGAAGCGCCGCTCGTAGACCCCGGCATACGGCCAGTCCGGATGCAGGGCATCGGATGCGATCGCGATCGTCGCGCCGTCCGGCGTTCCGGCCACCGTGATGGCGACATTCTTTGCCCCGGCTGCAGCGAGGTCTTCGATGAGGCCGGTGATGCCGTCGCAGAGCCGATCGGGATCGGTCATAACCGGGAGGGGGCGGGTGCGGACCTCCACGCTGACCGCGGTCTCCTCAAAAATGACGGGGTTTGCGATCCGTGCGGCGAGCGCCGTAAGAAATGCCGCTTCGTCCTCGGCTGCGGCGATCATCGCATCGTCGAGGTACGAGGGGTCTTTGAGCCTCGCGACAAACGTTTCAAGGCATTCGGCAAGGTCTACGTTCCGGTCGTTCAGCCTCTCGTTGAGGCCGTAGACCGTAGAGAGGCAGTCCGTAAGGAGGTACCGCACCCTCCGTATGAGGGAGGCGTCGAGCACCGGGTCGTTCGGGCCGGAACCGAGGGCCCTCTCGATCTTCCCTACGATCTGGACGGCCTTGAGCACAAACTGGATCTCGATCTTTCTTCCTTCCCCGAGTTCGCCGGCAAAGGTCGAGAAGTTGGTGAGGAATTCATCGATTGCATCGTTCTGGAGAAGGTCGCGGTATCTTTCCGCCTCCTCCGTCTCCCCAAGTTCCTCCAGGTAATACGAGAGATAATAGAGCCTGCCGCCGATGACGGAGAAGAGTTTTCCTGCTTCTATGAGCATATCCCGTGCGTAGGAGACCGAGGCGCGGAGGCGATCGGGATCGAAGGTTGAGATGCCCTTGAGTTTTTTCGCCTCCGTCTCAAGGGATCCGAGCGCCTTGAGGGTATCGGAGACGGACAGCCCGCGGCCGTGGCCGTTCCAGCAGAAAGCGATCTCCCCGGACTCAAGGATCAGGCGGGCCGCCCGGATCGAGGCACAGAGGTGATCGCAGTTCCAGCGGTGCAGACCGGCAATCCCCGGGCTGGCCGCAAAGAGGATGTCCCCGATGAAGAGGTGCTCCCCGATTCTGATGAAGATGGAATCGGGGCTATGGCCCGGCATATAATACACGGTGCATGTCGTCCCCGACTGATAGGTGACGTGCTGCCGGTACAGCACCGTCCCGTCATCGACCTGCATCTGATCGGTGGAGAGGCGCACCGTGCGGCCGCATGCCTCCACCGTCCGTTCGCCTCCGCAAGCCCGGTCCTCCCTGGTCAGGAGATGGACGTCCACCGGCACCGGCTCGATCTCCCGACCGTACATCTCCGCAACCGTCTGGTGCGGGTCGCCGGCCTCAAGCGCCAGCGCCCCCTCTTCTTGGGCGAAGACCGCAACCCTCGAGGATGCTATCCGCTCCCGGTGCCTGATGACGCCGTGTGCATGGTCGAGATGGCAATGCGTAAGCAGCACGGAGACGCCGCGGGGGCGTTCTCCGTTTGCCGCCCGTATCGCCGCGACGAGCGATGCGATATGGGCCTCATCGGCGCCCGTATCGATGACGATGATCTCTCCGGGTGTGCTGACCAGATAAGCGTTCGAACAGCAGACGTCCGGGTACCGCGTGAAGGGAAGTAGAGTTGCGCCGCCGCTTCCGGGGATCTCAATCCAGTCTCCTTCCATCCGTCTCCTCGTGCAGGGAGAAATCAACGTGCGCGGCAATATGCGCATCGGAAGGTCTGCCGCACCCTATCACGACCGGAACGGTATCATCAAAAAATCCAAAAAAACGCAAGGGTTGAGAGGGAGAGGATTCTCCCCTATGTTCGCACTCTCGAACCCGCCCGAAGAGCGTATGCATCCGGCGATGTCGGAGTGACCGGGAGGGCGCCGTTACGCCCCTTCACCTGACGAACGTCCGGCGGTCCCAAAACCGGTATCACCCGGTTATGCCGTTGAGCGTGACCTCGGCGCTGCCGTAACGGTGCGCGATGACCATCGAGTCGGAGGTCATGGCGGTGACCTTCCCAAACCGCAGTGCCGGGGTCTGGCCGGTCTCGTTACCGAGGGGGATATCCGGCGATGTCGTGAACCCGAGCGGGACCAAGTCGCCCACCTTCGTCTCCGTGAAGTTGAGGCCGATGCCGTTTGCGTCCTCTTCACTCAGGTTCATCGCGAGGTCGTTCGTTCCGTAGGAGAAACTGACGACCTTCGTCTCTCCGGGGCGCATCCCGACAAGTCCCGCGGATATGGCGTCGACCTCGAAACCGAGAAGGCCGAAGCCCGAGAATCCGGTGATCTTGGGGTACACGACCGGGATAACGGCGACGTTCTCACCCGAGACCCGGGCGCCGACAGGGATCTCCATGCCGCTCGTGAGGAGGATGACGTTTCCCTTCTGGTATTCGCTCTCCATGAGTTTCTGGTCGGTTGTGATGAGGGGGCGCCCGTCCTCGCCACGGATGGTATAGCCGATCACCGCCGTGTTCCCTACCTGAGCGGTCTGCTTGTTGCCGAACATCGGGGCAAAATAGGAACCCACCATGGCCACCGCAACCAGCAGGGCGATTCCCACGTAGGCCCATTTCATCCAGGCCTTATCGTCGTTCTTCGAGCCTTTCTGCTGTGTCTGTTTCATTAAGAGTACAATCGCCTTTCGTTAAAATAAAATAGTAGTGTTCTGTTAGGGGGGAGTATCTCAAACAAAGATTATATATATCAAAAACACTATCCTTAGGTTAGCCCCCGAGACCCAATCGCCCCGGGGCCTTTTCATAAGATAAGGAGTGAATAAGATGGCAAGAATTGAACGAGGACCATATAGAACAATATGGCAGGACTTTGACGATCTCATGGCCGAGATGGAGAGCAGGTTTCAGTCGATGCTCGGCGGGATCGGCGCACGAGGAGAAGAACTTAGGGGCCGCGTCGTCCCGGCGGTCCGCGATTTCCGTGTGGACGTCAGGGACCACGAAGACGAGGTGATCATCGTCGCCGACCTCCCCGGCGTTGAGAAAGAGAACGTCGCCGTCCGGCTCCTTGATCCCCAGCACCTGGAGATCTCAAGCAGGCGGACGGGCGAGACCGAGGAGGAGGCCATGGACTTCTTCATGCGGGAGCGCGTCTACGGCCAGATGAGCCGCACGGTGCTGCTCCCCGCCGAGGTGATCGAGGAGGGCTCTACCGCGTCGTTCAAGAACGGCGTCCTTGAGGTCCGGCTGAAGAAAGCCCCGACCGAGACCGGGACGACAATCCCCATCGAATAACCTTTTTCTCATTTCCTCTACTATTTTCAACCGAACAATTCATGTCGAGCCAGCGTGACACTATCATGATGGATAAAAAGCGGGTCAAGGACTACATGACCTACGACGTCGTCACCGTCAACGCCCATGGGACTGTCAGGGATGTCATCGAAGCCATAAAAAAGACACACCACGACGGGTTCCCGGTCGTGGAGAACTCAAAAGAGGTGGTAGGTTACATCTCGGCGCGGGACCTCCTCTTTGCCCATCCGTCAACACCGATAGAGCAGGTGATGTCCCGCCACCTCATCGTCGCCGACCCCGATATGAGCGTGAACGATGCGGCCCGTGTCATCTTCCGCTCGGGTATTCAGAAACTCCCGGTCGTCGACGAGAACAACGAACTCATCGGGATCATATCGAATGCCGACGTTATCAGGTCCCAGATCGAACACGTCTCGCCGGAGAAGGTCTTCAAGTTCATCGAGACCTTGAAGAAACTCTACGGGGTCGAGCCGACCCTGCGGAGGGGCTCGGTCCCGATCAACGACCTTCTGCCCACCCAGTCGAAGATCTACGAGGACGAACTGGAAGGGCGGATGTACGAGATCAAGAAGGGGCTTGCCGAACCCCTGATCGTGGTCAGGCGGCCGGGCCGCTGGATCCTGGTCGACGGACACCACCGAGCGATCGCGGCGAAACGGCTCGGGATCACGAACCTCGACGCCTACATCATCGAGGTCAGGGAGAACATCGAACTCGGGATGGAGCGGACGGCCCGGACGCTCGACCTCCACACGCTCGACGACATCAAGGTGCTCGATTACGCCCGCCATCCCCTTGTCGCGCTGACCCACCGGCTCGTGCGGCACGGGTGACGCGCTCCTCCGCCGTGGAGGGGCATCCTTCTTTTTCAGCCCGAAAACCGGAGACCAGGGCGCATCCAGCACAGTACTTATAGTTT is a window of Methanoculleus sp. 7T DNA encoding:
- a CDS encoding Hsp20/alpha crystallin family protein, coding for MARIERGPYRTIWQDFDDLMAEMESRFQSMLGGIGARGEELRGRVVPAVRDFRVDVRDHEDEVIIVADLPGVEKENVAVRLLDPQHLEISSRRTGETEEEAMDFFMRERVYGQMSRTVLLPAEVIEEGSTASFKNGVLEVRLKKAPTETGTTIPIE
- a CDS encoding thioredoxin family protein translates to MTVKVINFFQEGCMGCEEQAPILLEVKKDLGIEIEEIDAVKNPQYIKKYNLRVTPTTLVVEDDTVRERMEGLVHRDDLEAAIRRHLP
- the xseB gene encoding exodeoxyribonuclease VII small subunit, encoding MTKTFEEMLEELRGIVRRLEDGDASLEESIAMYERGALLVKQCEDLLGTAEMKLTELGRDQ
- a CDS encoding STAS domain-containing protein encodes the protein MEIVTERKDDVLIFGVNGRLDGYAASQVAVEIERSLRDDDRSVVVDLDGLTYMSSAGIRVLLALQKKVRARGGGIALCNIGEYPKNVLSMAGFDKVFPIFPSRDEAFREMRKREDSLSLIADLKNPMTERGSARFGFETVSRTPASLRVKGDRSALARNRIGEEDIGAERLSEIEYSLGLGALGSTVEDTMPFLGEMMTLRGSMIWLPDDGHDTPDFFVPAGDIGEVRAYTAFNLSLEGSFNEIAAIEATDEDGIALDALYRAVFALAKERKRDCRGILATAIWGVAADFKGMGTKRPPAPIDGDSTPAENRTAANYEGYSIVAFGIGIDRSADLSGYDRSALDAILAPQPEGGDTNGLYLHNHGAVFRNAPWDPEADLIKGIERCLADGEFVDMRHLLDTTKIRRAKVGIAYISAIKRR
- the xseA gene encoding exodeoxyribonuclease VII large subunit, encoding MMSSGPSGRPDRFGTPILGVSEVSRLICDLLDDNRLHEIWVRGEVTNYKDHASGHRYFSLSEQNGRSSALINCVMWRTYASGLAFEPRNGMDVLAWGSVEVYEPHGRYQLIIREMLPAGLGERHLMVERWKRELEAEGLFSPERRRALPAFPHRIGVVTSPTGAAVKDILSVVSRRYPAEVILSPTAVQGDTAHIEIAEAIRRIDGLVDVIIVGRGGGSFEDLFPFNHPDVVRAVAACTTPVISAVGHEVDTALCDFAADLRAPTPSAAAERAVPDRREVLLELSGYEKRMGALLLHRLDAAGREVEDLRARMHPRRLARRVHERMQRLAEHEDLLRRAALARVQRERSALAEVRASLAGKDPLAVLDRGYCIVESDGRVIRSARDLRPGERVVLRMKDGRCKAVVEEITYDEDL
- a CDS encoding DUF371 domain-containing protein — encoded protein: MKARDIVRARGHPLIQGTHPTTFEVTKDKTLTLSGDCIIGIAADKGAADLDPDLKAVLRDDRAVLTTRLVAGGLTVEVRSQGSAALTLDHPADLVWRRSDFVSDRTVGIRSDHVAAALPREFIEALRRGEELVVEFEAEIPEIL
- a CDS encoding ATP-binding protein, coding for MEEVTIDAAISSLPGALASVTEILGRLGVPEKTVRELELAVDEAVTNIMLHGYASSEGRIRLSCRRDGDMVRIRIEDEAPPFDPTEVPEPDLGGDADDRPIGGLGIHFIRNMTDEIGYERTEGRNILILGKRIKTTDGR
- a CDS encoding STAS domain-containing protein, with amino-acid sequence MTNACGISAHTGESGAVISVTGRIDASSAGLLDAELSRLIGGGERAIVVEMGGLEYISSSCLRVLLAAKKNLKRSGGDLTIAALTPFVREVFEISGFLRIFSVYESVEEATERMGQTG
- a CDS encoding CBS domain-containing ParB/RepB/Spo0J family partition protein, whose amino-acid sequence is MDKKRVKDYMTYDVVTVNAHGTVRDVIEAIKKTHHDGFPVVENSKEVVGYISARDLLFAHPSTPIEQVMSRHLIVADPDMSVNDAARVIFRSGIQKLPVVDENNELIGIISNADVIRSQIEHVSPEKVFKFIETLKKLYGVEPTLRRGSVPINDLLPTQSKIYEDELEGRMYEIKKGLAEPLIVVRRPGRWILVDGHHRAIAAKRLGITNLDAYIIEVRENIELGMERTARTLDLHTLDDIKVLDYARHPLVALTHRLVRHG
- a CDS encoding HVO_0476 family zinc finger protein, with protein sequence MITIVCPVCKEECEHQILREAAELVVQCSECGQVRRIPKPPEPRILAVKAIVSRETESQVCSVEMLEDEVVTLGDHIAAECGDEVFGVEVTGIEVGEKRVRQAKAAEVATLWTRGIEQVVVRASIHTGRTTIPLYQTAEGEDEYVVGETYTFGGRQIRISHIKLRDGPVMRKEGWKTVARRVKRIYGYLEGRSRRY
- a CDS encoding PP2C family protein-serine/threonine phosphatase, coding for MSAEIPELLVLLQMICVIIVAAYFITRTEIFTEALERRLSFRSGAYLILFFGILSIYGTLSGVEVLGAPINVRDLGPMVAGIFCGPVVGIGAGLIGGAFRMGLGGFSAVSCSLSTVLAGALGGAIYYAHRGRPVTVGTAVGFAVGMEVLHMGIVLLISRPFEAALDLVSQVSLPMILANAIGMFIFAKLNTNLLTERRTKAERDAYHEELQRKKAELQIAADIQQTFLPKSIPTPKGFDLLAVSCPAREVGGDFYDAIPLGQGKTGLVIADVSGKSVSAALYMALSRTIIRATATWHPDVSLALADANTIIEEQSDSGMFVTLFYGVLDEKTRTLTYANAGHNPPLLLRAGATDFGRLMPTGVALGAAGDQEYGAEQVTLLPGDLLVLYTDGVTEAINGSNEEFSEARLMETIRSVREHSSREIIREIRDVIDGHAGGEPQFDDITLMVLKGV
- a CDS encoding MBL fold metallo-hydrolase; its protein translation is MEGDWIEIPGSGGATLLPFTRYPDVCCSNAYLVSTPGEIIVIDTGADEAHIASLVAAIRAANGERPRGVSVLLTHCHLDHAHGVIRHRERIASSRVAVFAQEEGALALEAGDPHQTVAEMYGREIEPVPVDVHLLTREDRACGGERTVEACGRTVRLSTDQMQVDDGTVLYRQHVTYQSGTTCTVYYMPGHSPDSIFIRIGEHLFIGDILFAASPGIAGLHRWNCDHLCASIRAARLILESGEIAFCWNGHGRGLSVSDTLKALGSLETEAKKLKGISTFDPDRLRASVSYARDMLIEAGKLFSVIGGRLYYLSYYLEELGETEEAERYRDLLQNDAIDEFLTNFSTFAGELGEGRKIEIQFVLKAVQIVGKIERALGSGPNDPVLDASLIRRVRYLLTDCLSTVYGLNERLNDRNVDLAECLETFVARLKDPSYLDDAMIAAAEDEAAFLTALAARIANPVIFEETAVSVEVRTRPLPVMTDPDRLCDGITGLIEDLAAAGAKNVAITVAGTPDGATIAIASDALHPDWPYAGVYERRFARCGGRCAVETRDGTARVEVCFAGEDAPGMSGPAPRPT